TGGGCGGAGCTCGGACAGGGAGGATCATCATGGTCTGGTCTCCGCAGGTTCGCCGGATCGCCCGTGAGGGCGGCGGCGAGCGCTTCGTTGTTGGTCATCGGCTGGTGGACGAGTTCTTGGAGTTCGCCGCGAGCCGGGCCCGGCCGAACACGGTGCGGGCGTACGCGCACGATCTGAAGGCGTTCTTCACGGTCGTTGGCAAGGAGCCGGTGGAGGTTCGCCCGGCGGATGTGATGGGGTTCGTGACCGCACAACGCCAGCCGCGGCCGGGCACGGAGAAGGTGGTGCGGATCTCGGATCGCGAGTCGGGACTGTCGATGTCGACGATCCGCAGACGCCTGGCTGCGGTTTCGGCGTTCTACGGGTATCTGATAACCCGCGGCGATGTCGGGGTGGAGACCAATCCGGTCCCGCGGGGTTTGCCAACTCGGCGAACGCGACGGGAGTTGCGTGGCCAGCCGCTGGTCCGGGCGGTGCGACGTCTGCCGCGCATCTTGGATCCCGAGGAGCTCGCCGCTTTGATGGGAGCGCTTCGCACCGATCGGGATCGGGCGATGGTGCAGGCGATGGCCTTGGGCGGTCTGCGTCGAGCGGAGGTGATCGGTCTTCGACTAGAGGACCTGCATCTGGGTGAGTGGCGGGTGTTCGTGAACGAGGGCAAGGGTGGCCATCAGCGGCTGGTGCCCGTCTCACCGAGTTTCTTCACCACCGTGGCTGCCTACATGAACAAAGAGCGTCCGGCGAACGCGCCGACCGACCGGCTGTTCGTGGTGTTGAAAGGAGCGCGTCGGGGTCAGGCGCTGTCGATCGAAGGGTTGGACGAGATCATCTCCGGTGCCCGGGCTCGCGCCGGTCTGGTGCATGGCACCTGCCATGAACTGAGACACACCTGTCTGACCCGGCTACGCGAAGCGGGCATGTCAATCGAAGCCCTGCAGGCCCAAGCCGGGCACCGCTCGATCGCTTCCACCCAGCTGTATCTGCATCTGGGTTCGGACTGGCTGGCCGATGAGTATCGCCGTGCCGCTGAGGTCATCGATGCCCAAGCCGCTGTGGGGATGGCCCGATGAGCGCCGCCGGTGCAGAGGCAGGGCTTCCCTGCAACGGACCACTGCCGCGGGAAACCTCTTGGGATGAGATCGCAGCGCGAGCACCGCAAATGGTGGCGGCCATGATGGCCTACCTCGAGCAGGTATCGGTCTCTCATCGGGCTACCAGCGTCGAGGCCTACTCACTGGCCTTGCGCCACATGGCCGCCCATATAACAGCCTCCGACCCGACCTGCCTTCGAGTGGCCGACATCAGCCGAACCCACATCGAGGACTACAAGCTGGCTCTAGCTGCGCGACCGGGACGCAAAGGCAC
The sequence above is a segment of the Acidimicrobiales bacterium genome. Coding sequences within it:
- a CDS encoding tyrosine-type recombinase/integrase — encoded protein: MVWSPQVRRIAREGGGERFVVGHRLVDEFLEFAASRARPNTVRAYAHDLKAFFTVVGKEPVEVRPADVMGFVTAQRQPRPGTEKVVRISDRESGLSMSTIRRRLAAVSAFYGYLITRGDVGVETNPVPRGLPTRRTRRELRGQPLVRAVRRLPRILDPEELAALMGALRTDRDRAMVQAMALGGLRRAEVIGLRLEDLHLGEWRVFVNEGKGGHQRLVPVSPSFFTTVAAYMNKERPANAPTDRLFVVLKGARRGQALSIEGLDEIISGARARAGLVHGTCHELRHTCLTRLREAGMSIEALQAQAGHRSIASTQLYLHLGSDWLADEYRRAAEVIDAQAAVGMAR